Within Triticum dicoccoides isolate Atlit2015 ecotype Zavitan chromosome 1B, WEW_v2.0, whole genome shotgun sequence, the genomic segment TAATTCTTATATTGTCAATAAAAAATTAACTATTACAAATATGGTACATCCTATGTTGCAGCAATTGTATCACGATCTTTTAATTAATTGATGTTGTTTTATTCCAACAAAGTTACAGCCTACAATTGCACAAGAATTTAACTAGCTCATGCAAAAAAAAAAGGCTTCCATATATATATAACAACACATGACTATCTAGCTAGTTAAATAAAATTATAGAGGCCTCGAAACACGGTTCTGTGGGTGATGGGTCTTACAATCCTTATTTGACTAAATGTTAGGATCAGGTGCTCAACAAGCAAGTCATAGAAGTAGTGGCATAGTAAAGTCAGCGATGACCACGGGAAGTGAAAGGAGGTGAGGTCTATGGAGCTACAATGATAGCGTTGAAACATGTGTTGACACGATCAATTCCAGACCGATGGACTTGAAGAATACAATTCGATGTGCGTTGAAGGGCAATGTTGATTATCTAATAGTCGTAGTCATAGTCTCGGAGGTTTTTGTGTCTATTGGTCTACTTAGTCTATATCTAGTTGTACATGATGTTCTGTTCATTTAATATAAACTGgatttaatttcagaaaaggtaaTGTTGTTAATGAATTAGAAAGGTATTAGTCTTACACATATGATGCACCTTAAACTTGGACAATCATGGCGATATATATAGCCAAATATTTTAGTAGGAAGTACAATTTATGATAAACTGCGACCTTGCACATACTCCTTTTCTTTGTACAACCACCAATTTCACAATAAAACAATCTTCACAATAAGAACAACGTGTTGCATCATCCACTTGTTATGCTAACATCGTTTTGGCTCTCATGGATTGGATCTAGGATTCAAAATTGAAATTGAATTCCAGAAATAAGTTGACTCCCACAACATTTGAAATCATAAATTATGAATCAGGAGCAAACACATTGCCAAACTTCTTTGAGTCCCAGCTCGTTTTTTCCCATTAAACAATTACATTGCGACCATTGAACAAACTCGGTTGGTGAACATGATTTATGTGCTGCTAATCTAGCGGCTTGTCGAGCATTTAACAACTCATACCATCCCTTTCAAATGGATCACACAAGCAATCAAACCTGTCGGATTTCCCTTTCCTCTTCCCAGTTGAACTTCTGTGGATTTCTCCATAATAGGAAGGTCTGCGAGAACTCTTACCATAACTTACCACATCTTTAGAATTGTCCGCTCATAGCAATGATGGAATTGTCGGATTGTAGCTCGAGGCGTTGCTTCAATGACTCAATAAGTTAGAAAATAGAATTTGTAGGTGGAATCTACACACACACTTGGACCCTCCAAAATACACAAACTCGCTCCTCAGTGCACCCGTCATCTCCGAAATTTTCAGATAATTTTGCGTTATGCTGTGAAGACAAGGTTGAAAAAAACAAAGTTCTATGAAAAATACCTATACAAATATGTGGGACCACTTGCACAAATTGATCCGCCAGTAAGCCCAAAGGCCCTCCTTGCCACGGTTGATATCGCCCATCGAATTTCAAGGAATTCCCTTGAAAAATCATACCATGTGATGTGGAGACAAAAAAATTAAACACATAAAAGTTTGGGAAAGTGTGCACATAGTTATGTTGTACCTATGTGTGAACACGAGGTTCAAAATTTAAATGCCAAAATCAACAGAAAGAATAATTCTCGTTTCCGTGTGACAATAATTTTTGGTGTCGCCTTGCTTGCTCGTTGTGGGTGTGGTACTGAATTTCAATTTTTGGGACATCGTCTTGATTTGGATTATTGCTCTTGGACAGGGTAGTTCAGTGTTGTGTTGTAGTCTCTATTTGGACCGAGCATCACATGCCTCTCTGATCCTGACACTATGTTTTCGCCATCTTATGATTATGACATGCGATGTACCCTCATTCCCTTCCTTTTTTATTCACTTCAACTTCTTCTATCAATCAAAGTCTTCAAGTTTTGGGTGTTAACAAAAATATAAATATTTAAAGTTGAATTGTTGTCGAATCAAATTCAGTGTTACCTTTAAAATTTGGATATGGAGtctaacatatactccctccatttctaaatataagtctttgtagatatttcactgtgagccacatacggatgtatatagatgcattttagagtgtagattcacccctTTTGTTCCGCATGTTGTCtccagtgaaatctctacaaagacttatatttaggaacggagggagtacaagttgaATTCAGGAGACATAAGTAGTCTAATATACGACATGCTATCAAAAATGAAATCTACGGCATCTTCCCTGCTTCCGCGCTCTTCGAGGACGGCTTCCTAATTCCTCTGCTGGCGTTCTTTATTTTGCTGGCCTGCGTGCCATGTTAGGCTGGAGGCCTTGTATTGTTACTTATGTTATGTGGCCGTTAAAACTTCTGAGTTGTGTGGTACTGTGGTAtaactctgcctggtggctttatctataaagtcgggctaACGCCTTCTCTCTAAAAAAAAGTAGTCTAATATAAATGGCAAGTGCAGTGCATGACATTTGGTCCAGAGTGCCCTTACAAAAAAGGGAAACTCTGAGCTGGTACAGTGCAATTtaaccgacgaggacgtcggttggaAACCGCCACCCCTCCTTCGTCTCGTCATTCCGCCGCGGCCCGCAGCTGGACACAAGGGATCGGAGGCGCGCGCCAGCCGAGACGAGGGAACCGGCCCCGGTCCGGCGTCGTCGTCCCCATCCCCTCGCCATCGCCGATAGCCAAACCCGACAAAATCCAAATCTCCTCTCCGTTTCCCTTCCGTCTCTGCCCGCGGGCCTTTTCCCCGGCCGGCGCGCCGATCGCGGCCGCAGGAAGGGTCGTCCGGCGAAGAACCGTGAGGGGTGCCTAGCCTAGGAGGTAATGCCCTCCTACCTGTGTTCATGCATGGCTCGCCCAATCTCGAGTTCCTTCGATTCATCCATGGTGATATCGTCAAGGCATTTCTCGGCAAACCAAAATGGCGTCGTTTTATAGATCCTTGAACGATGTGACTGAAAATCTCTTCGGATCACATTCGTTCCTGTGTATCTTGCACCTAACATGCATTTTCCTACGACAAAAAAAAAACATATTGTCATTAACAAGCTTAACACGTGTTATTGCTATATATGGCTGTATCTAGGAGACTAGGACTAGGTTTTCATTTTGTATCATGCTGGTTTTTGTGGTATGGAATTCTGGTATAATTTGAAGAATTACTCACAAAGTTTTGATGTTCATACTATATCAAAGATATTTAAGTTGCCAATGTTGATGATCATGACCATGGTTTTATTCAACTTGACCAACAGGTGGCCATCCTACTAAGTATATTATTAACTCTAAGAGACATTTTTTGTTCCCATTGCTTCTTTTCAATGCAGATATTTAGCCTTGCAGTTACTACGCTTCGATGAAGCGTGTTCTGGAGTGAGTCTCTCTAGAGACAGACAGATGGGTTCTCTCAACGAAATCGCCGTTGCTGCGGGGATAAACATATCATCAGCATTGGGTTTTCTTCTAGCGTTTGCAATTCTGCGGATACAACCTATTAATGATCGGGTATACTTTCCAAAATGGTACCTCAAAGGGACAAGGAGCAGCCCGAGGCACCTCGGGGCTGGCTTCTCCAAATTCGTGAATGCTGATCTGTCGACGTATCTGCGGTTTCTGAATTGGATGCCCGCAGCGCTACAAATGCCAGAACCAGAGCTAATTGAGCATGCAGGACTAGACGCCGCAGTATATGTCCGCATCTACCTTCTTGGGTCAGAATGATTTTCATGTTTCTCAATTCTCACATCACTGTATCTTTTGCTTTCGCTTTCATCTCttccaagtgccaaaaagattaccTCAGGCTCTCGACTGCTAGTGTAGAACATGACTGTTTTTTGAGATGGCAGACAAACAAATTACATTTACTGACGGCGCATTGCTTTCTTGCTTTACAGTTTAAAAATATTTGTGCCAATTGCTTTGCTGGCATTCATTGTCCTAGTACCTGTTAATTGGAGTAGTGGAACTTTGGAACATGAAAAGGATCTGAATTATGATGAAATTGACAAGCTCTCGATATCGAATCTGGGAAAAGGTTCAAAACGGTATAGCTTTGTTTACTCCACCTATATGTTGTATTACTTGCAGCACAGGCATGGATCATGTTGTTTCTTTGAAGAGTTGTGTGTTTTCTATTACGGAGTGTTCCAATATCGCAAAAGCTATCGTATTATTTTCAGATATTCTATATCCATAATAAAGTGGCACAAAATATTTATGCAGTATTGGCTTATAAATAAACCTAAACCATCAGTAATTGAACTGGTTTAAGTTGATCAATTACTTATCAAACAGAACCATTTGAAACTTAGCCATGTTCTTACTTCCACATATAAGGATTACCTGCAAAAAAGGTCCGTTAGTGAAGGTTATTCCAGAGAATAGTTCTTGTCGTTTTTTGCAGTTAATCTTTAGGATTCTGTCGTAGTATATTTTATTTAACACTCCCTTATGCAGCTCCCtattgtatttatgtctcttttacATAAAATTTTACTGTCAGGGCCTCGCTACAGTTTTCCGCTCAAAAAAAGTACAATTTTCTTTGCTTAACCCTCTAGGAAGCCATTTAGTTAGGACTTATGGTGCAACTTACAGTAACTTAATTTTGTATTGTACTTAACAAACAGAAAAACCTAGCTGTAGAGTGTTGAAAAATACAATGTTAAGAGTTGGGAGTAAGCCGGTGCTTTAGAGATAATACTGAACTGTAAGTGCTTCCAGGAAAAAACCATAAGCAGGCTGCATATATTTGGAGCAAAACAAAGACAACTCATGTTTTGTATCTGCAACTGAAACTGAATGACTTCATATGGCTACAAATTTTCTCTTATGCACTTCTCTTTTTCAATATCTATGTTTTGTACTGTCTACATCTTCACTTTGGTTGACAAGAACTGTTGAATGTTTTCATAGGTTCTGGATACATATAGCAATGGCCTATGTGTTTACCTTTTGGACATTTTACGTGTTGTTTCATGAATATAAGGTTATAACAACTATGAGATTGCGCTTTCTTGCTAATCAGAGTCGTCGGCCTGATCAATTCACGGTAAGAAATATTCTTCATGCCAATTTAACTAATAGATTAAAAAATCATCAGATTAAATGTTAATTTTTTATCTTCTTAGACTTGTTGCGTTTAAACTTATTTTAGCAGACTTACTAGTGTTGTGTAAAGTTTCCTACTTTTCTGCTCTATTTAGGTACTTGTGAGAAATGTACCACCGGACCCAGATGAAACAGTTAGTGAACATGTTGAGCACTTCTTTGCTGTGAATCATCGAGATCATTACCTCAGTCATCAGGTTTTACTTTTGCCGATCTTATCTCCACTGTGGTATTGTTATGGTGAATACAAAAATATGAACGAGAACCAAGAAAATTAAAATTGAAGCAGATATTTTTATTTTGAAGTGCAAGCTTTTCTATACTCTTCATCTGAAGTAGAAGCATCTGTCTAACTTTCTAGAAAAAGGGATACCATATCTATACCAAAATTCCAGTTGCTCCTTTTTTATGATCTCATTTGGAGTAATTTGGTGAGTGTGTTATCAACAGATTGTATACAATGCAAACGCCCTTGTCGGTTTGGTTGAGAAGAAGAAAGGCTTGAAGAACTGGCTGGTCTACTACGAAAATCAGCATGCTCATAATCCTGCAAAGAAGCCAACTATGAAGGTATGATTTTTTTTCCAATGTAAAGCATGCACTTGAAGCTTCTTTTCATCTATAACAAAGCTATTTCACTGTGTGATTTATTAATCTGGCAAGTGGTATATGACTCGATTACATCTCTTATAGACAGGACTGTGGGGTCTTTGGGGGCGAAAGGTGGATGCTATAGAATACTATAAGGCAGAAATTGCGGAGCTATGTAAACAGGTACTAGCTTCATTGAAAGGAATGGTCCACAACACTGGGCAATATTGATAGTCCTTAACTTGTGTTCCAGGAAGACGTGGAGAGACAAAAGGTGATGAGTGACCCTAATGCTATTATGCCGGCGGCATTTGTTTCTTTCAAAAGTCAGTGGGGGGCTGCTGTTTGTGCTCAAACACAGCAGACAAGTAATCCGACAGTGTGGCTAACCGAGTGGGCTCCGGAACCTCGTGATGTTTACTGGCCTAATCTCGCAATCCCTTTTGTTGAGCTCTCGGTTAGGAGGCTTATCATTGCCGTTGCGCTGTTCTTCCTCACTTTTTTCTTCATGATACCAATTGCATTTGTCCAATCCTTGGCAAATCTAGATGAGATTGAGCGGCTGCTTCCTTTCTTGAAACCCATAATAGAAAGGTGAGTTTTATTACTAGTAGTTTATAGTTGAATTTTAAATAAGAGAAAAGAGCATTTACAGCGTGTTTTTCACAAGAAGCATCTTCTGAATCCTGCCATCCTCTTCAACAATTTAAGGCAATGACTGGCTTGCGACTCGGTTAGTTGAGGTCCTAAGAGCTACATGTACACATTTTGATTTGATAAATTAGCTTGGTTCAATCAAAAAGATGTGCAAAATTCAAACTACCATGACATGTTAGGCTTACAAGAGGGCAACAGGGCCACATGCCAGTGACACGGCGATGGTATACTCCGACTTGGAGATCTTTGCAATGATA encodes:
- the LOC119342048 gene encoding CSC1-like protein At4g02900: MGSLNEIAVAAGINISSALGFLLAFAILRIQPINDRVYFPKWYLKGTRSSPRHLGAGFSKFVNADLSTYLRFLNWMPAALQMPEPELIEHAGLDAAVYVRIYLLGLKIFVPIALLAFIVLVPVNWSSGTLEHEKDLNYDEIDKLSISNLGKGSKRFWIHIAMAYVFTFWTFYVLFHEYKVITTMRLRFLANQSRRPDQFTVLVRNVPPDPDETVSEHVEHFFAVNHRDHYLSHQIVYNANALVGLVEKKKGLKNWLVYYENQHAHNPAKKPTMKTGLWGLWGRKVDAIEYYKAEIAELCKQEDVERQKVMSDPNAIMPAAFVSFKSQWGAAVCAQTQQTSNPTVWLTEWAPEPRDVYWPNLAIPFVELSVRRLIIAVALFFLTFFFMIPIAFVQSLANLDEIERLLPFLKPIIERNSLKSVIQGFLPGIALKIFLILLPMFLMTMSKMEGHISISGLDRRTASTYFMFLFVNVFLGSVITGTAFQQLDTFIHQPANKIPETVGESIPMKATFFITYVMVDGWAGIAAEVLRLKPLVMFHIKNTFLVRTEQDRQQAMDPGSLDFGTTEPRIQLYFLLGLVYAVVTPILLPFIIVFFSLAYLVFRHQIINVYNQQYESGALFWPDVQTRLIAALIVSQILLLGLLSTQEAEKSTVALLPLPVLTIWFHYVCKGRFEPAYVKFPLQEAMVKDTLQRANDPTMSLREYLKDAYVHPVFQKDDMYELIAMDEEEKNPTVATKRQSRMNTPVESKFNSSVGTSEGEFSRMHPA